In the genome of Raphanus sativus cultivar WK10039 chromosome 4, ASM80110v3, whole genome shotgun sequence, one region contains:
- the LOC108852869 gene encoding pumilio homolog 18-like: protein MAMSHNNPFSMPTLFDALERIRLSEETSARLIKLHNLMTSEECESQFRDIISNSKADDPEALPKLVSLLTSDSDHFMKIVRNEHGSKRVQKLLGISDDVDALLYAAILRRFLDIMTDKYASHVAIRAMLVFDTMEKFIMYNHVLYHGLDMARTQYGCIALNEVITDVGDPCYRKLLLDFVACNAVCLSNDPSGNFVVQHVLTLNDSVCTYNVAVGLFGHCVDLSFKKYGSYVVEKLLEAEESRDVVVVELLECEEDKLVRLARNEIGNFVVLKALKVTRGDRFDLFGDLVHKLKPIRDLLVRSHGSKIANFLEAY, encoded by the coding sequence ATGGCGATGAGCCATAATAATCCTTTCTCGATGCCGACCTTGTTCGATGCTTTAGAACGTATCCGTCTCTCAGAAGAAACCTCCGCGCGTTTAATCAAACTACACAACCTAATGACTAGCGAGGAATGTGAGTCCCAGTTCAGAGACATTATCTCAAACTCAAAGGCAGATGACCCTGAAGCTCTTCCCAAGTTGGTCTCGTTGCTGACGTCAGACTCCGATCACTTCATGAAGATTGTCAGAAACGAGCACGGTTCGAAACGCGTGCAGAAGCTCCTCGGAATATCAGACGACGTGGACGCGCTCCTCTACGCGGCTATCTTGCGCCGGTTTCTCGACATCATGACGGACAAGTACGCATCCCACGTGGCGATACGAGCTATGCTCGTTTTCGACACGATGGAGAAGTTTATAATGTACAATCACGTGCTCTACCACGGGCTGGACATGGCGCGTACTCAGTACGGGTGCATCGCGCTCAACGAGGTTATAACCGATGTGGGTGATCCTTGCTACAGAAAGCTTCTACTAGACTTTGTTGCATGCAACGCTGTCTGCCTAAGCAACGATCCTTCAGGGAACTTTGTGGTCCAACACGTGCTTACGCTGAATGACTCGGTTTGCACGTATAACGTAGCGGTTGGTCTTTTTGGTCATTGCGTTGATCTGTCGTTTAAGAAGTATGGGAGCTACGTCGTGGAGAAGCTTCTTGAGGCAGAGGAGTCGAGGGATGTGGTGGTTGTGGAGCTTTTGGAGTGCGAAGAAGACAAGTTGGTGAGGCTGGCGAGGAACGAGATTGGGAATTTCGTGGTGCTCAAGGCACTGAAAGTCACGCGTGGGGATAGGTTCGATCTGTTTGGAGATTTGGTGCATAAGCTGAAGCCGATTCGCGACCTTTTGGTTAGGTCTCATGGAAGCAAGATTGCAAACTTCTTGGAGGCATATTAG
- the LOC108855740 gene encoding AMP deaminase, translating to MEPNIYQLALAALFGASFVAVSGFFMHFKALNLVLERSIREKKDEGGGGGDSPPQHQSQSLSRRRSQVRRKGLSPASLPDATPFTDGDTGRRSSNGHHVCVDEIPPGLPRLHTPSEGRSSLHGSSGSSSIRKAGSFVRPISPKSPVASASAFESMGESDDDDDNVTDGAELDASYLQTNGDLPADATEEQISMAASSMIRSHSMSGDLHGVQPDPIAADILRKEPEQETFVRLDVPLEAPTSDEVDAYKCLQECLELRKRYVFQETVAPWEKEVISDPSTPKPNLEPFAHYPQGKTDHYFEMQDGVVHVFPNKDAKEELFPVADATAFFTDLHHVLKVTAAGNIRTLCHRRLVLLEQKFNLHLMLNADKEFLAQKSAPHRDFYNVRKVDTHVHHSACMNQKHLLRFIKSKLRKEPDEVVIFRDGTYLTLKEVFESLDLTGYDLNVDLMDVHADKSTFHRFDKFNLKYNPCGQSRLREIFLKQDNLIQGRFLGEITKQVFSDLEASKYQMAEYRISIYGRKMSEWDQLASWIVNNDLYSENVVWLIQLPRLYNIYKDMGIVTSFQNILDNIFIPLFEATVDPDSHPQLHVFLKQVVGFDLVDDESKPERRPTKHMPTPAQWTNAFNPAFSYYVYYCYANLYVLNKLRESKGMTTITLRPHSGEAGDIDHLAATFLTCHSIAHGINLRKSPVLQYLYYLAQIGLAMSPLSNNSLFLDYHRNPFPVFFLRGLNVSLSTDDPLQIHLTKEPLVEEYSIAASVWKLSSCDLCEIARNSVYQSGFSHALKSHWIGKDYYKRGPDGNDIHKTNVPHIRVEFRDTIWKEEMQQVYLGKASISDVVVP from the exons ATGGAACCCAACATTTACCAGCTCGCCCTCGCGGCTCTCTTCGGAGCCTCCTTCGTCGCCGTCTCAGGGTTCTTCATGCACTTCAAGGCCCTGAATCTCGTCCTCGAGCGTAGCATCAGGGAGAAGAAAgacgaaggaggaggaggaggagactcTCCTCCGCAGCATCAAAGTCAGAGCCTTTCGAGGCGGAGGAGCCAAGTCCGAAGAAAAGGACTCAGCCCCGCTTCTCTCCCAGACGCCACGCCCTTCACCGATGGTGATACAGGACGACGCAGCAGCAACGGACACCACGTGTGTGTGGATGAGATCCCTCCTGGTTTGCCTAGACTTCATACTCCATCTGAAG GGAGATCTTCATTACATGGGAGTAGTGGTAGTAGTAGTATCAGGAAAGCTGGGAGCTTTGTCAGACCCATCTCTCCTAAATCCCCTGTTGCTAGTGCTAGTGCCTTTGAGAGTATGGGAGaatcagatgatgatgatgataatgtgACTGATGGTGCAGAGTTGGATGCTTCCTACTTGCAAACCAATGGGGACTTG CCTGCGGATGCTACTGAAGAGCAGATATCTATGGCTGCTTCAAGCATGATACGTTCACACAGTATGTCTGGTGACTTACATGGAGTTCAGCCTGATCCTATTGCCGCTGACATCCTTCGCAAAGAGCCGGAGCAAGAGACCTTTGTCCGTCTTGATGTGCCTCTTG AGGCCCCAACGTCAGATGAAGTTGATGCCTACAAATGTCTGCAAGAGTGTCTTGAGTTACGGAAGAGATATGTCTTCCAAGAAACAGTTGCGCCGTGGGAGAAGGAAGTCATCTCTGATCCTAGTACTCCTAAGCCTAATCTAGAGCCGTTTGCACACTATCCTCAGGGAAAGACTGAT CACTATTTTGAGATGCAAGATGGGGTTGTCCAtgtgtttccaaataaagatG CAAAGGAAGAGCTCTTCCCTGTAGCTGACGCCACAGCGTTTTTCACTGACTTGCACCACGTGCTCAAAGTCACAGCTGCAGGAAACATCAGGACATTGTGTCACCGTCGTCTAGTGCTCCTAGAACAG AAATTTAATCTGCATCTGATGCTTAATGCTGATAAAGAATTTCTAGCCCAAAAAAGTGCACCACACCGTGATTTTTATAACGTGAGGAAAGTGGATACTCATGTTCATCATTCAGCTTGCATGAACCAGAAACACCTCTTGAGGTTTATCAAGTCAAAGCTCCGGAAAGAACCTGATGAG GTTGTCATCTTCCGGGACGGAACATATTTAACCTTGAAAGAAGTCTTTGAGAGCTTGGATCTAACTGG ATATGACCTGAACGTGGACCTTATGGATGTTCATGCAGACAAGAGCACATTCCATCGCTTTGATAAGTTCAATCTCAAGTACAATCCCTGTGGTCAAAGTAGACTTAGGGAAATTTTCCTTAAACAGGATAATCTCATCCAAg gtCGTTTTCTTGGTGAGATAACAAAACAAGTTTTCTCCGACCTTGAAGCTAGCAAATATCAG ATGGCTGAATACAGAATATCTATATACGGTAGAAAAATGAGCGAGTGGGACCAACTAGCTAGTTGGATTGTTAACAACGATCTATACAGTGAGAACGTTGTCTGGTTGATTCAG CTCCCACGCCTGTACAACATTTACAAGGACATGGGCATTGTGACATCGTTCCAGAATATCCTTGACAATATATTCATTCCTCTGTTTGAAGCCACAGTAGATCCCGATTCGCACCCCCAGCTCCATGTCTTTCTGAAGCAGGTTGTtggatttgatttggttgatgaTGAAAGCAAACCTGAAAGACGTCCCACGAAACACATGCCCACTCCAGCTCAATGGACCAACGCATTTAATCCTGCCTTTTCTTACTATGTCTACTATTGCTATGCTAACCTCTACGTGTTAAACAAG CTTAGGGAGTCAAAGGGCATGACTACCATCACGTTACGGCCACACTCTGGGGAG GCTGGTGACATTGACCACTTGGCTGCTACGTTTCTCACATGCCATAGCATCGCACACGGAATCAATCTACGGAAGTCTCCTGTCCTTCAGTATCTCTACTACCTCGCTCAG ATTGGTCTGGCCATGTCTCCACTGAGCAACAACTCTCTGTTTCTAGATTACCACAGAAACCCATTTCCTGTGTTTTTCTTAAGAGGTCTCAATGTTTCCCTGTCCACGGATGATCCTCTTCAGATTCACTTAACCAAAGAACCTCTTGTTGAAGAGTACAGCATTGCTGCCTCA GTCTGGAAGCTTAGTTCTTGTGACTTGTGCGAGATAGCTCGTAACTCAGTGTACCAGTCAGGCTTCTCACATGCTCTGAAG TCGCACTGGATTGGGAAAGACTACTACAAAAGAGGACCTGATGGAAACGACATTCACAAAACAAATGTGCCTCACATAAGGGTGGAGTTCAGGGACACG ATCTGGAAAGAGGAGATGCAACAAGTTTATTTGGGCAAGGCATCTATCTCAGATGTTGTTGTTCCATGA
- the LOC108848311 gene encoding ammonium transporter 2, whose amino-acid sequence MAGAYNATLTKVPEWLNKGDNGWQLTAATLVGLQSMPGLVILYASIVKKKWAVNSAFMALYAFAAVLLCWVLLCYKMAFGDELLPFWGRGGPAFDQGYLKDRATIPSTVKKFGNGTIEREATTPLFPMATLVYFQFTFAAITTILVAGSVLGRMNIKAWMAFVPLWLIFSYTVGAYSIWGGGFLYHWGVIDYSGGYVIHLSSGVAGFVAAYWVGPRPQADRERFPPNNVLLMLAGAGLLWMGWSGFNGGAPYAANLTSSIAVLNTNLSAATSLLVWTTLDVIFFGKPSVIGAIQGMVTGLAGVTPGAGLIQTWAAIIIGIFSGSVPWASMMILHKKSRLLQQVDDTLAVFYTHAVAGILGGTMTGLFAHPDLCELSLPNPTNGAFYGGNGGKQLLKQWAGAAFIAVWNLVSTTLILLAIKMFIPLRMAEEELGIGDDAAHGEEAYALWGDGEKFDATRHATQMQQFERDQEAAHPSYVHGARGVTIVL is encoded by the exons ATGGCTGGAGCTTACAATGCGACCTTAACAAAGGTTCCTGAATGGCTTAACAAAGGAGACAACGGGTGGCAGCTCACGGCGGCGACTCTGGTCGGTCTGCAGAGCATGCCAGGTCTGGTCATCCTCTACGCCTCCATCGTCAAGAAGAAATGGGCCGTGAACTCTGCTTTTATGGCTCTCTACGCCTTCGCCGCCGTTCTCCTATGTTGGGTCCTCCTCTGTTACAAAATGGCTTTCGGAGACGAGCTTTTGCCTTTCTGGGGTAGAGGTGGCCCCGCTTTCGACCAAGGCTACCTCAAAGACAGAGCCACG ATCCCATCAACCGTCAAGAAGTTTGGTAACGGGACGATAGAGAGAGAAGCGACGACGCCGTTGTTTCCGATGGCAACTTTGGTGTATTTTCAGTTCACTTTTGCGGCGATAACGACGATACTTGTGGCCGGGTCAGTGTTAGGGAGGATGAATATTAAAGCGTGGATGGCTTTTGTGCCGTTGTGGTTGATCTTTAGCTACACAGTTGGAGCTTATAGTATATGGGGGGGAGGGTTTCTTTACCATTGGGGAGTTATTGATTACTCTGGTGGTTATGTGATTCATCTCTCCTCTGGTGTCGCCGGCTTCGTCGCCGCTTATTGG GTGGGACCTAGGCCTCAAGCTGACAGAGAAAGATTTCCTCCCAACAATGTTCTTTTAATGCTTGCCGGAGCTGGGCTTCTATGGATGGGATGGTCCGGTTTTAACGGCGGAGCTCCATACGCGGCCAATTTAACCTCCTCAATCGCGGTGCTCAACACCAACCTCTCCGCTGCCACAAGCCTACTCGTATGGACCACACTCGATGTCATATTCTTTGGCAAACCTTCTGTCATCGGAGCCATTCAAGGCATGGTCACGGGTCTCGCCGGCGTTACTCCGGGAGCAG GGTTGATCCAAACATGGGCAGCTATAATAATTGGAATTTTCTCAGGCTCAGTTCCATGGGCCTCTATGATGATCCTTCACAAGAAATCCAGACTCCTCCAGCAG GTGGATGATACATTAGCGGTATTCTACACTCATGCAGTAGCGGGGATACTAGGTGGAACAATGACCGGTTTATTCGCACATCCTGATCTCTGCGAGTTGTCACTTCCTAATCCAACAAATGGAGCTTTCTACGGCGGCAATGGCGGCAAACAGCTTTTAAAACAGTGGGCCGGAGCTGCCTTCATTGCTGTATGGAATCTTGTGTCGACGACTCTCATACTTCTTGCTATCAAGATGTTCATACCATTGAGAATGGCTGAGGAAGAGCTTGGGATTGGAGATGACGCTGCTCATGGAGAAGAAGCTTATGCTCTTTGGGGAGATGGAGAGAAGTTCGACGCCACAAGGCATGCCACACAGATGCAACAGTTTGAAAGAGATCAAGAAGCTGCTCATCCTTCTTATGTTCATGGTGCTAGAGGTGTAAccattgttttataa
- the LOC108851756 gene encoding uncharacterized protein At5g01610: MDQIMNKVGSYWLGQKANKEFNSVGDDFNSLSSSIEGGTKWLVNKLKGKMQKPLPELLKEFGLPVGIFPQDATNYEFNEETGKLTVFIPETCEVGYRDSSVLRFSTTVTGYLEKGKLAEVEGLKTKVMIWVKVSCISADASKVYFTAGMKKSRSRDAYEVIRPGVTVDKF, translated from the exons ATGGATCAGATAATGAACAAGGTGGGGTCTTATTGGCTAGGACAAAAGGCAAACAAAGAGTTCAACTCGGTCGGTGACGACTTCAAT tCATTGTCTAGCAGTATTGAAGGAGGTACCAAGTGGTTGGTCAACAAACTCaaag GAAAAATGCAGAAGCCATTGCCTGAGCTGCTGAAGGAGTTTGGTTTACCTGTTGGGATCTTTCCACAGGACGCCACAAACTACGAGTTCAACGAAGAGACGGGTAAGTTGACTGTCTTCATCCCCGAGACCTGCGAGGTTGGGTACAGAGACTCATCGGTCCTGCGGTTTTCAACCACGGTAACTGGTTACCTGGAGAAAGGGAAGCTAGCTGAAGTGGAAGGCTTGAAAACAAAGGTGATGATTTGGGTGAAAGTGAGTTGTATCTCAGCAGATGCGTCAAAGGTATATTTCACGGCTGGGATGAAGAAAAGCAGGAGCAGAGATGCTTATGAGGTTATACGGCCTGGTGTTACTGTTGATAAATTCTAA
- the LOC108848537 gene encoding abscisic acid receptor PYL4 yields MLAVHRPSSAVSDGDSLQIPTMVQKRFPSLSCDATAARFHTHEVGPNQCCSAVIQEISAPISTVWSVVRRFDNPQAYKHFLKSCSVIDGDGGNVGSLRQVHVVSGLPAASSTERLDILDDERHVISFSVVGGDHRLSNYRSVTTLHSSPVSGTVVVESYVVDVPPGNTKEETCDFVDVIVRCNLQSLAKIAEISAAEGNKKTSI; encoded by the coding sequence ATGCTTGCCGTCCACCGCCCTTCATCCGCCGTATCAGACGGAGACTCCCTCCAGATTCCAACGATGGTTCAAAAACGTTTCCCTTCACTCTCATGCGACGCAACAGCAGCTCGTTTCCACACGCACGAGGTCGGTCCTAACCAGTGCTGCTCCGCCGTGATACAAGAGATCTCCGCACCTATCTCCACCGTATGGTCCGTCGTCAGACGCTTTGACAACCCGCAAGCCTACAAACACTTCCTCAAAAGCTGCAGCGTCATCGACGGGGACGGTGGGAACGTTGGTAGCTTACGTCAAGTCCACGTCGTCTCTGGCCTCCCCGCTGCTAGCTCCACAGAGCGTCTTGACATACTAGACGACGAGAGGCACGTCATTAGTTTCAGCGTCGTCGGTGGTGACCATAGGCTCTCTAACTACCGATCCGTCACGACTCTTCACTCTTCTCCGGTCTCGGGGACCGTCGTTGTTGAGTCTTACGTCGTCGATGTGCCTCCGGGGAACACGAAGGAAGAGACATGCGACTTTGTTGACGTTATAGTACGATGCAATCTTCAGTCTCTTGCTAAGATAGCTGAGATATCTGCGGCGGAGGGGAACAAGAAGACGTCCATTTGA